The Pseudophaeobacter arcticus DSM 23566 genome contains the following window.
GCGGCAGGGCAAGCTGGTTCTGCCCAACTTGGAGGGCATCGATTTTGTGCCGGTTGAGATTGAGGTGCCTGTGCCCCAGCCTTTGGCGGTGACATCGTCCAGCACCATTGATGTGATCAAGGACGACGTCGCCGTTCGTCTTGATGCGGCAACGCCTGCACGCCGGATCGCCGAGATCGTGCGGGCCATAGCCACGTGATCACGCCATCCCACAAAGTCCGGATATTTGTTGCCAGTGATCCGGTGGACTTCCGTAAAGGCCATGATGGGCTGGCTGCTTTGGTGCAGAGCCAATTGCGCCAGAAGCCGTTTGATGGGTC
Protein-coding sequences here:
- a CDS encoding transposase, yielding MGAISEFLASVPRRADGKRNWPSELKARIVAETLIEGETVKAVARRYELIPSTVSDWRRMARQGKLVLPNLEGIDFVPVEIEVPVPQPLAVTSSSTIDVIKDDVAVRLDAATPARRIAEIVRAIAT
- the tnpB gene encoding IS66 family insertion sequence element accessory protein TnpB, with amino-acid sequence MITPSHKVRIFVASDPVDFRKGHDGLAALVQSQLRQKPFDGS